The Aequorivita sublithincola DSM 14238 genome window below encodes:
- a CDS encoding dihydroorotase, with the protein MKAVLIKNANIVNEGVIFKGDVLVQDGRIAEISESISMKSAETKVIDADGSYLLPGMIDDQVHFREPGLTHKATIETESKAAVAGGITSFIEMPNTVPQATTIELLEEKFEIAAKTSWANYSFMFGGTNDNLDEILKVDPLKVAGLKLFLGSSTGNMLVDDPKILEEIFSKTKLLISAHCEDEGTIKKNLEKYKAEYGEDIPIELHPKIRSEEACYISSSRAIKLAEKTGARLHVFHLSTEKETHLFSNKKPLAEKKITAEVCIHHLWFTDEDYKTKGTKIKWNPAVKTEKDRDGLLKALLDDRIDVIASDHAPHTLEEKNNKYLNAPSGGPLVQHALVALLEMYHKGKISIEKIVEKTAHNPAILFQIKDRGYIREGYKADLVLVDINSPWSVKKENLLYKCGWSPFEGTIFKSRVTHTLVNGVIVYENSKFPNKGKAERLTFNR; encoded by the coding sequence ATGAAAGCAGTTTTAATTAAGAATGCGAATATTGTAAATGAAGGAGTAATTTTTAAAGGCGACGTGCTTGTTCAAGACGGTCGCATTGCCGAAATTTCTGAATCTATCAGCATGAAATCTGCCGAAACAAAAGTTATAGATGCTGACGGAAGCTATCTATTGCCTGGAATGATTGATGACCAAGTACATTTCCGCGAGCCAGGATTGACGCACAAAGCAACCATTGAAACTGAATCGAAAGCTGCGGTAGCTGGCGGAATTACTTCTTTCATTGAAATGCCAAACACAGTTCCCCAGGCTACGACTATTGAGTTGCTTGAAGAAAAATTTGAAATTGCCGCAAAAACTTCGTGGGCAAATTATTCTTTCATGTTTGGTGGAACAAATGATAATCTGGATGAAATTTTAAAAGTGGATCCTCTAAAAGTCGCGGGTTTAAAATTGTTTTTAGGTTCTTCAACTGGAAATATGTTGGTAGATGATCCAAAAATATTGGAAGAAATTTTCAGCAAAACTAAGTTGCTTATTTCGGCGCATTGCGAAGATGAAGGCACTATCAAAAAGAATCTAGAAAAATACAAAGCAGAATACGGCGAAGATATTCCTATTGAACTTCACCCAAAAATTCGCAGTGAGGAAGCTTGTTATATTTCTTCTTCAAGAGCAATTAAACTTGCTGAAAAAACGGGAGCCAGACTTCACGTTTTTCACCTTTCCACAGAAAAAGAAACGCATCTTTTCAGCAATAAAAAACCGTTAGCCGAGAAGAAAATCACTGCCGAAGTTTGTATTCACCATTTATGGTTTACGGATGAAGACTATAAGACCAAAGGCACCAAAATAAAATGGAATCCAGCCGTTAAAACTGAGAAAGACAGAGACGGATTGTTAAAAGCATTGCTCGATGACAGAATTGACGTGATTGCTTCAGACCACGCACCACATACCTTGGAAGAAAAAAACAATAAATATCTAAACGCTCCTTCAGGCGGACCGTTGGTGCAGCACGCTTTGGTGGCGCTTTTAGAAATGTATCACAAAGGAAAAATTTCCATCGAAAAAATTGTTGAAAAGACTGCGCACAATCCTGCAATTTTATTTCAAATAAAAGATCGTGGTTACATTCGTGAAGGCTACAAAGCGGACTTGGTTTTAGTAGATATCAATTCGCCTTGGAGCGTTAAAAAAGAAAATTTACTCTATAAATGTGGCTGGTCACCTTTTGAAGGAACAATTTTCAAATCACGAGTTACACATACTTTGGTAAACGGCGTGATAGTTTATGAGAACTCAAAATTTCCCAACAAGGGCAAGGCAGAAAGACTTACCTTTAATAGATAA
- a CDS encoding DUF4296 domain-containing protein, protein MKQSIIFILFALVLFGCQDVNYPEKPKNLIAKDKMVDILTETYLDNAARSVDNNSIITKGIKMDSMVYKNFGIDSLQFVQSNSFYAADVNTYMEIVQEVEARLTKMGKDMDSIWEMKRDRKDSVNDLLKRPIKTPDPVKDSLI, encoded by the coding sequence ATGAAACAATCGATTATTTTTATATTATTCGCTTTAGTTCTTTTTGGTTGTCAGGATGTAAATTATCCTGAAAAGCCCAAAAATCTTATTGCTAAGGATAAAATGGTCGATATTCTGACGGAAACGTATTTGGATAATGCCGCCCGTAGTGTGGATAATAATTCTATTATTACAAAAGGAATAAAAATGGATTCCATGGTCTATAAAAATTTTGGAATAGATAGTTTGCAATTCGTACAAAGCAATTCGTTTTATGCGGCTGATGTAAATACATATATGGAAATTGTTCAGGAAGTTGAAGCTAGACTTACAAAAATGGGGAAAGACATGGACAGTATTTGGGAAATGAAACGCGACCGAAAAGATAGTGTTAATGACCTATTGAAACGACCCATAAAAACTCCAGATCCGGTAAAAGACAGTTTAATTTGA